The sequence below is a genomic window from Cicer arietinum cultivar CDC Frontier isolate Library 1 chromosome 6, Cicar.CDCFrontier_v2.0, whole genome shotgun sequence.
tgaaaacctaaaagaaataaaattataaaaacaaacacaaaatttatttattttatcaaaacaatcaaccatattttacaaaaataaaactaacgatttttttcatttaaaaaaaaaggtaaagaaaattttatactagttaattattattattattatatataattgcacgatatgataaattttaaaagaaaattaagtttatttatttattatatgcatATTTAATTACAGAAAAATACTATTTGTACTTGTttatttttggcttaattgatattttattttttctacttTAATTAATTCTCTTTAAAATTTGacgattttgattattttttcgaattttataactaaaaaaatagtaatttaatattactGTATCGTAAATTatattgtttataatattattattttttaattaaaaaatttaaaaaaatcaaaattaccataatttaaaataaaaacccaTTTCacaaattgatgaaaattgaaaacaaaaaatacaattaaacttttattcttttacaattctttattgaaaaatagtaaataaaagtaaaaataaataagacaaCGTTTTTATTTAGGTGAAATCTATGTTTTTGGTGAAGTTGATAGATTTCCTCCGTGGTTTGCGTGCTTTGTTCTCCAAAAATAAAGTCCCActtcttttcattttccttttgAAAATTATCACTTGCATCGTCAGCATACTTATCCACTTACAACCCTGTCCGTTCATCACACACACTCCCATTCTTCAACGGTTCAGATATTCCCATAGATAACTGCAAAAATTCCATGGTCGGAAATGCTACGTGTTACCGACACAAGCAGTAAATAACTCAACGAGACACGAAGCAAACTCACCCAATCACATGCGCCCACGTGTAATCTCAGACAACATTGCTTATCCACCGACTTAACATTCCTCgcaagaaagaaaggaaaaaaaaaaaaaaagattctcCAACCTCGCAAGCAAAAAAAAACGTCTTCGCTGGTTTGAATTTGCTTCTTCCTCGGATTACCGATCGATCCCTGATTTCTGAAAAAGATACACAAAAATTATACGAATCTATCTAACTGCAATTTTATCGGGCGCATATTCTAATTTTCCCTTTTTCGcaatttgaaagaaagaataacCGAAATTCGATCGAGAATGCAACGTTTTGTTGACAACATCCTCGCTGTTACTAAAGAGTAAGCAAATTTATTTGTTGCATGTATCTGTTATTATGTAATTATGATTCATGTCTAGGGATTTACTTGGATTAGTTAGTTTCTGCATGACACCATTGTTAAGATTAAGATTAAATTATGCTTAACTAGCTTTATCTTGTTACCATAATGTTGGATTCTCTTGACTCGACAATcaatttaatactttatttgtCCTCGAATGTATAGCCCAATGGTATGGGTTGGGACTCTGAAAAAATATTAAGGAAAGAGGTTGATGGTTCGGTTTTGCTGCTAAACTAACAATTAACATTTTGGAGTGTTGATGTTTCTTAGTTGGAATGATGGAGttgtttttataattgttattgttattttagaGCAATTGGATGTGTATTATGGCTTTGtcaattgaatttgaatttgaattttggtATAGGTCGGTGAAGACATTTACTTATGAGTCCTTGAACAATATTGTGAGGTTGATCAATGGAGTATCAGCTCTTTTGTTGGCATTCCTACCTGGGAAAGCTAAGATACTTGAAGGTATTCAGGGTTGGGAGCTAAGGCCAACTTTCCGTGGACCGCGATTTCCGCGTTGGATGGAAAAGTAAGTTTTCCTCGTGGAATTGGTAAATGTCTATGTAAAATCTTTCTGTTATGTTATAAtgatttagtgtttttaacttgATATGTAATGTTGGATGGATAGATTTGTATGGGGTGAGGATGGTGCAATAAATGGAATAGTGATTAAGAAGATGATTGCACAGTTACTCCAAAGCGAGTGTGGAAACTCATTTTTAGGTTCGAGAATCCCCTTTAGGATATTTTGGAGCTCCTTGATATGGATTACACATACACAGTCAAAGAATAGCATTCAATGATATTTTACAGAACAATAGTTTCCTAACTTCAATTTGTGTGTAAGAGCAAAGAGGAAATgatttagagttttgattttGGCAGAGTTTAGGACCATAAAcaaatgatttttcttattCTTCTTGCATGGTGAAGTTGTCTATTACATGCACCACTTGATGAGAAGAAATAACTCTTAACAAAGAGTTACATTCTTCCATGAGTTGTGATTCAAATGAAAATATGTATTGATTCATGAATGAACACTTTCAATCATGAaaaacacactttattaatttgAATCTCACATCTATGAAGAAACACACCTCTTAGAGTGCTTTCATTGatttcattattttgaaaatctcTCACGTGTActgtatttgtattttttatcatGTCTAGCTATAAAGTTTGCGTTCTACTTCATTTGGGATGAATGCCTGTGGTTATAGCTTTAATAATGTGCTCCATTTTTAAACTAGGATGATGTTCTTAATATTGATTTGCTTGCCTTATTTTCCCAGTGGTGTGTCCTCCTTCAACCAATTTATTCATGAACTTGCTGTGGATTCTGATGTTTCAAGCCTCGAATACTTATCCGGAGATGAAGATGTTGATGGGTATGATTATCCTGGCACTCCCTCATCTGCCAGTTCTAGAACCTCTAGAGCCAGTTTTACCGATAATAGTAGGCATCATATAGATTGGATCCAGTACATCTTACTTTGGATTTTGGTTCCTGTAAAGTTTTTGCTGGGGATTCCATTGCGTCTTTGCCGGTTAGCTTATTCCGTGGTGTCAAAACCGCGCTCCGCCTCTGGAAATCAGCACTCTGCACATTCACATTTACATGCGAGGGTGCAAAGCCTCAAGGACCAAATTATTCATCGAACTACTGATCGGAGACGTGGGATCATAGAGGTTGTGGAACTATTTCTATCCTTATTAATTTGTTTGGCGTATTTCTTATCatttattttgacaatttttcgtgcatttaattttgtgtttcttagtattttcttttttgtcaaTCAGGATCTTCATTTAGTTATGGAAATATTTATAGAAGCTGTGTTCGACATTGTTCACAAGGCAGTACATCTTCTCCTTTCCCCATCAGAAGCTTTTGGAAAATTATTTAGTTTGTTTTCATCACATGAAAGATGCGTTGAAGAAGATGATAATGGTGTTCAGAATGCCACCGTTTTTACAGCTACGCTTGGAGAGAATGACCCAACACCTACAGACAGGAATACCAATTTTCGTCAGTCTTTTAGCACAGATTCCCGAACATGTCAGGATGTCATAACAGAGCTTGGGTAAAGTTCATTGTATAGCCGTCTTTACATTCAATGCATGTTTGAAATTACACTGAGTTTGACGAGATCACAGTGGCACTGCGAGATTTTTACAGTTCAAAAGTGTAGCTTTTGCCAAAATCATAGTATCATACCATGATTTTGCCAAAGTCACTATCAACCCTAAAATGCacttattctttattttttggtttatgATTGTACCTATGACAGGTACCCGTACGAAGCTATTCATGTGATCACTGCTGATGGATATGTTCTTCTTTTGGAAAGAATACCCAGGTAAAGTAGACACTTCTTACGGAGACTGTATATGGACCTCCATAAATGCAATGAACTGTCCACTTCAATTTTTGAACTTACTGGGATCATCCAGTTAAAACTAAATGCATAACAATTAGTTTTCCATGGTGAATGACTATAGAAATGTAAACATCATCCATGATACTAATTGATAATTTGGCATCTTTTGATCTCAAcaattttattgtgttttatgGATTGAATACAACTGATATTTGAATTGAAATGCCTCTTTTCTGCTAAATCATATTTCTTTCCAAACTTAAGTTGTGCATAATTTCTGACATAAATATAGCACATATAAGATCTCCTTATGGCCATATGGGATTACAACTTGTAAATATCATGTTTATGCGGAGGGATTCTGTGAATGCATAATGAAAATGTTATCATTCAGAATATATTCAACTATCACATATGGATAGCAATATGTAGGAAAAATGGACATAAAGTAGGGTTGCACTACTGTTATAACATATTTATGTGTACAGTCTAATTCCTGTAATCTGAATTAACAGGCGAGATGCTCGAAAAGCAGTTTAGGGTTGCACTACTGTTATAACATATTTATGTGTACAGTCTAATTCCTGTAATCTGAATTAACAGGCGAGATGCTCGTAAAGCAGTTTATCTTCAGCATGGAGTTTTTGATTCATCAATGGGGTGAGTAATATTGTTGTCTCATGTACAAGGCTTTAAACCATCTAGACTTAGGAAGCTTACTGCATAAGCGAGTTTGAACTCATTAAGACTTTTTTGGATTGAAGAGTTCTACTATTCCAACAATTTTTTCTGTTCAACTGCTGCATgccatatttttcttttctggcCAATTATGTTAGgaccttaattttttattcaaaaaaaatgttTGGACCTTAATTTCAACTTTTCAATGTATATACATTTTAACCCTCCAAAAATTTGTCAAAGCAATTGTGGTAATCTAATAAATTTAATCCTTTTTTTTATCCAGTTGGGTATCTAATGGTGTTGTTGGATCTCCAGCTTTTGCAGCCTATGATCAAGGTTTGTTGTATTGGTCAAAATAGTATGTACACTCCAAGAAtatcattttttcaaattattacatgaaCAAAATTGTTTTGTTTCAGGATATGATGTGTTTTTGGGAAACTTCCGTGGTTTAGTTTCTAGAGAACACGTCAACAAGAACATCTCCTCGCGCGAGTAAGTCCTCAAAACAAACCCTATTTTGTTATTACAGTGTCTTCCTACTTATTGCTGACAGATACAATAATATCATCATGGAATTGATGTAGTGCAGATACTGGCGGTATTCCATCAACGAACACGGGACTGAGGATATTCCTGCTATGATAGAGAAAATCCATCAAGTAAAAACTGCCGAGCTGAAACTTAGTAAGCCTGATATTGAGgaagataataatgatgatCAGCTCTACAGGCTTTGTGCAATTAGCCATAGTTTGGGAGGAGCATCTATGTTGATGTATGTCATTACGCGTAGGATAAAAGAGAAGCCGCATAGACTctctagattgattttgttatcACCTGCAGGTTTTCACCATGACTCTAACCTAGTTTTTTCTGTGGTGGAGAGTGGAATCTTTTTTCTAGCTCCTATTTTGTCTCGTATTTTCCCGGCCTTCTACATACCTACCAGATTTTTCCGTATGCTCTTTAACAAGTTAGCACGGGACCTGCAAAACCTACCTGCAGTCGGAGGATTGGTTCAAACTTTACTAGGATATGTTCTTGGTGGAGACAGCTCAAATTGGGTCGGAGTCTTAGGAACACCACATTACAACATGAATGACATGCCAGGAGTATCGTTTTATGTTGGTCTTCATCTTGCACAAATAAAGAGAACTAGAAGATTTAGAATGTTTGATTATGGGAGTGCATCTGCTAATAGGAAGGTGTATGGTTCACCTGAGCCATTGGATTTGGGTGAAAACTATTGGCTCATTGACATTCCTGTTGATTTGGTAGCTGGTCAGAAAGACAAAGTTATAAGACCTTCAATGGTAAAGAGACACTATAAATTGATGAAGG
It includes:
- the LOC101491052 gene encoding uncharacterized protein — its product is MQRFVDNILAVTKESVKTFTYESLNNIVRLINGVSALLLAFLPGKAKILEGIQGWELRPTFRGPRFPRWMENGVSSFNQFIHELAVDSDVSSLEYLSGDEDVDGYDYPGTPSSASSRTSRASFTDNSRHHIDWIQYILLWILVPVKFLLGIPLRLCRLAYSVVSKPRSASGNQHSAHSHLHARVQSLKDQIIHRTTDRRRGIIEDLHLVMEIFIEAVFDIVHKAVHLLLSPSEAFGKLFSLFSSHERCVEEDDNGVQNATVFTATLGENDPTPTDRNTNFRQSFSTDSRTCQDVITELGYPYEAIHVITADGYVLLLERIPRRDARKAVYLQHGVFDSSMGWVSNGVVGSPAFAAYDQGYDVFLGNFRGLVSREHVNKNISSREYWRYSINEHGTEDIPAMIEKIHQVKTAELKLSKPDIEEDNNDDQLYRLCAISHSLGGASMLMYVITRRIKEKPHRLSRLILLSPAGFHHDSNLVFSVVESGIFFLAPILSRIFPAFYIPTRFFRMLFNKLARDLQNLPAVGGLVQTLLGYVLGGDSSNWVGVLGTPHYNMNDMPGVSFYVGLHLAQIKRTRRFRMFDYGSASANRKVYGSPEPLDLGENYWLIDIPVDLVAGQKDKVIRPSMVKRHYKLMKEGGVDVSMNEFEYAHLDFTFSHHEELLSYVMSRLVLVEPNQKHEVNQRSLRLRKKGQATATE